In Brevibacillus brevis NBRC 100599, a single genomic region encodes these proteins:
- a CDS encoding DUF1254 domain-containing protein — protein MLPLLKKRLTLIVSMLCMTLHLSGLSFAKETTNAPAVQQSHLLQSKTFLQSQERLAYSLGIQAYIYGYPLVMSAKTMEAMVKNRAPINQFNYADTLASPAYRDIVTPNSDTLYMSAWLDLSETPVRLTVPANSQNRYYTVQMLDAYTNTFRNVSNRSTKQQAGQYIIASPQWKGPTPAHIPVIYAPTNTVWLIGRVEVKGEADLPQAVSFEKQIAIAPVHPKLQTAHVPEALPPDVLSSLSFFQVMTKWIQSNPPPECDRVLLDQFAQIGIDVQKGFDPSALGPAKLAGLQRALQDAPSIVQNGFPGYATFRNGWGSFSPIGTYGNQFLARSFIAYSGIGANVPSEEAYYRALIDGSGKPLTGAKSYTLHFTKEQLPKTSAFWSINVYDNQLFLAKTAADRASVRSNTGTLAYNPDGSLDLYLQQQPPKGKEGNWLPLPEGEFNLVLRVFAPEPATLDNQHAWPAVMESNPIP, from the coding sequence ATGCTTCCGTTATTAAAAAAGCGTCTGACACTGATCGTTTCCATGCTTTGCATGACGCTTCACCTGTCCGGCCTGTCCTTTGCAAAAGAGACAACAAACGCTCCAGCTGTTCAACAGTCCCATCTCCTCCAATCGAAGACGTTTCTTCAATCACAGGAGAGGCTTGCCTATTCGCTTGGCATTCAAGCATACATTTACGGCTATCCGTTAGTGATGTCCGCCAAAACGATGGAAGCCATGGTCAAAAATCGGGCGCCGATCAACCAGTTTAACTATGCGGACACACTCGCTTCCCCAGCTTATCGGGATATCGTGACGCCAAACTCCGATACATTGTATATGAGCGCATGGCTGGATTTGTCGGAAACACCCGTCCGCTTGACTGTCCCCGCCAATTCGCAAAACCGCTATTATACCGTGCAAATGCTGGATGCGTACACAAATACGTTTCGCAATGTCTCCAATCGTTCCACCAAACAGCAGGCCGGACAATATATCATTGCAAGCCCACAATGGAAAGGGCCTACCCCAGCCCATATCCCTGTGATCTATGCCCCTACGAATACCGTCTGGCTCATTGGTCGTGTCGAGGTAAAGGGTGAGGCTGATTTGCCGCAGGCAGTCTCGTTTGAAAAACAAATCGCGATTGCCCCTGTCCATCCAAAATTGCAGACGGCACATGTTCCCGAAGCGCTTCCCCCTGATGTGTTGTCGTCCCTTTCTTTTTTCCAAGTGATGACGAAATGGATCCAGAGCAATCCTCCCCCCGAATGTGATCGCGTCTTGCTCGATCAGTTCGCACAAATCGGGATCGATGTCCAAAAAGGATTTGATCCTTCCGCGCTCGGTCCAGCCAAACTTGCGGGCCTACAGCGTGCTTTACAGGATGCTCCGTCCATCGTACAAAATGGCTTTCCCGGCTACGCCACCTTCCGTAATGGCTGGGGCTCCTTTTCCCCCATCGGCACGTACGGAAACCAGTTTCTCGCTCGTTCCTTTATCGCCTATTCTGGTATTGGGGCCAATGTGCCGAGCGAGGAAGCTTATTATCGCGCATTGATAGATGGCTCCGGAAAACCACTTACGGGAGCCAAAAGCTACACGTTGCATTTTACAAAGGAACAGCTTCCCAAGACGTCTGCTTTCTGGTCGATCAACGTCTATGACAACCAGTTGTTTTTAGCCAAAACAGCGGCTGATCGCGCATCGGTTCGCAGCAATACGGGAACGCTTGCGTACAATCCCGATGGCTCCCTCGATCTGTATTTGCAACAGCAACCGCCCAAAGGCAAGGAAGGAAACTGGCTGCCGCTCCCTGAGGGTGAGTTCAATCTCGTTTTGCGGGTATTCGCACCAGAGCCTGCAACGCTGGACAATCAGCACGCTTGGCCCGCTGTCATGGAAAGTAATCCAATACCATAA